The sequence below is a genomic window from Uranotaenia lowii strain MFRU-FL chromosome 2, ASM2978415v1, whole genome shotgun sequence.
CAGCTTCAAGTCAGCACTTCATATCAGCAACTAACGAAGCCTGGCCCTTCCACATGTCCCCAATAAGAGTTTCGTCGCTGTCCAAAGATCGGCGAAAAGCAGTTTTTTTAGAAGTCATTTGTGACATTCATCACAAACCCAGAGCAGATTTCTGTTGTCAGCCTTCGACTTGAGATGCGACGAAAGCAACTCCGCCAACTTTAAGTGAAACGCCAGGCTACAGAGGCCCTGACATTatcatgaaatatggccatatggcacccctaactatgttttatgcaaaTAAAGTAGTGATAtctaaaatttcaccaaaatttcatttttaacgtATGCTGAACAacagtttctaccattttcaatcaaattttacgaaaatattgcaagtagaactgaaatatagctaaaaacataaatatccACATTTTGCCCGCTCGGTTTTAGAAATCGCCTTTCTTAGctacttttattataaaattatatagtcaaaaactgtaagagaatTTAACGAAataattgctctaacgtatatatgTCAAATGTCCGTTCATGTGGCTATAgatttcagactcctatctattgaaatatATGAGAAAATGAGTATAATCCTtagtatgcgcatttagcccaccTCTTCCCTATGTGTAGATCGAATAATGCACCTAGTCAAAGATTTTAAGCAGAGGAACAACTTTTTTGTGAACATAAAATCTGTAGGATTTATTGTTTTGGGGATCAGCAGGGGCAGCtttgttgttttcaaacatttttcatcacatttttgtAGCTCTCAAGACTCACTCATATTTAGTTTACTTAACTTCTTGTGAGACatctttcaatattttgcaaTTATCTCTCTTAATATATTAACATGTCCCAATAACGTCCGATTAACGAGCAACTTTTCTATTCTAGGAAGTGGATGTTGTTAATGGGATTTTACCAATTATACTGCTTTGGGACAATATCAATAAGATTGTTCATTATTTGTACTTTTTTCAAGgacaaatcatttccaaaaaattattcataattcaCCCACAACCAACACATCAAGATCATTGAGTGCCAATGAGTGGTAAAAATATCATGATAAGAAATAACCGCTTTTCCTCTGACTAATTCGGTTATATCTTATGGATgacataacttgaaaaaaattatcggaATAGCGAAACAGTTTGAATccatgaaattaaatttgaaatctagtGATTGGTTGAACAagttgaaccaattttttttttaattttagaaagtaAATTAGTTTATGAAACAGTCAATCTCTCCAGAAAAAAAGTGAGCAATTTGTTACGCATTATCAGCAATacgaaatcaaaataggaaaaaaaaaaaaaccggtagCAAATCCTTCCAGGCGGGGATTTCCACTGGCTCTACTAACCGGTTCCGACAGTTATTGTTTACTAAACGAGCAAACTAAGACGTCATGATtatgtctgtttgtctgtcgtTGGCCATGTTCATCAATCGAGTTCACAAGAAAAGACCTATCACTCGATGCAAAACTCTTAGCGATACTAGCTGGTCCGATCCTGTACAAAATAACGACCGCGGTCAATGCGAACATTTGTATTTCAGCTGTCGGAATGAAGCGAACGATGGTGGTGGCGTTATCAGGCGTTGCGTTGCTGCTCTTAGCGACGACCAGTGTTCGGGCCGCGGACGGAGATTTGGATGATCTCATCAACAGTCTGTTTACAAAATCTCCCCTGGATGTGGGTCCCACGGAAGCTCCACGTCCCCCAGCACCACCTGTCGGAGCCGAGGTAACAACTAATTTGGTCGTTTGGTGTGGtgttaattgtttttcaaactgTGCTAAGTGATTGGGTGGGAGTGCCTTGGTAAATATTGATGTATAATTTCCACTTGTAGTCGACTTGTGCCCCCGGACAACGCTGTATTCAAAAATACCTGTGTACCAATGCAAGCACCTCTGGGGAAGGCCTGATTGATATTCGATTCGATGATGACAACCCATGCGTAGATTATTTGCTGCAGTGCTGTTACAATGAGGACATTGTAAGGCTTCAAAGATATTTGTGTTGTTGGCAAAACTTTTTATAGTTTGTTgctttttagattgaaaatcctCCCACGATTCCATCAACGACTCCTCCGGTGGTTCCTCCAGTGTATCAACCCAGCTGCGGTGAGCGACACAAGGACGGAGTTGGGTTCCGTATCACTGGCTCCAAGGAAGGTGAATCCGAGTATGGAGAGTTCCCTTGGATGACAGCGGTTCTCAAACTAGAGGAAGCATTGGACACACTAGTAACGGTCTATCTGTGTGGAGGATCTTTGATTCACCCTCGCGTGATCCTGACAAGTGCCCATTGTGTCCAGAATAAATCTCCAGATCAGCTGAAGGTGCGAGCCGGCGAATGGGACACCCAAACTCAAAATGAGATCTTCCCTCACCAGGTAGGTTATTTGACAGTGAAATGCAAGACTATCAACTAAAAGAAATTCTCCTCTTCAGGATCGTGCTGTCGTCGAAATCGTCGTCCATCCCGAATTCTATAAGGGTGGTTTGTACAACGATATTGCTCTGCTCTTCCTGGATACACCATTCAGCATCAATGAGGTGGTCCAAACGGTTTGTCTACCACCTCAAGGGGCGAAGTTTGACACCACCCGATGTTTGGCTTCCGGTTGGGGCAAGGATGTTTTTGGCAAAGCTGGAACCTATCAGGTCATTTTGAAGAAGATCGATCTGCCTGTCGTTTCGTCGCCCGTTTGTCAAGCTGCTCTGCGAAGCACTCGCTTGGGGCCTAAGTTCAGTCTTCACAAGAGCTTTATCTGTGCGGGAGGTGAAAAAGGAAAGGACACGTGCAAGGGCGATGGCGGTTCCCCTCTCGTGTGTCCAATTCAAGGAACCTACGAGCACTACCATCAAATAGGAATTGTGTCCTGGGGCATCGGCTGTGGTGAGAACCAAATACCCGGAGTGTACGCTGATGTTGCATATTTCCGCAACTGGATTGACCAGCAGATGCAAAACCATCAACTGGATACCAAATCTTATGTAGTGGCATAACTTttctagataaaaaaaactagatttcattttgccatttttgaaataaaattattcatttatcTACAGCAGAACTCTGACAAAacgaataaaatatttgaattttaaatatcgtTTAGACTATTATTTAAttagaagaaaagaaaaagaaacatttctttgcatttggccctcgagacatgtttgtgtGGTGCACTATGCTtttctcaaattgaatttatttcacgTTTTTTATCATCATAAAATACGGGTCcatgcaaattaaaaaaaaaaaagatatgtcAGTAAGTAATGAAATCTGCACTTCACTTTTTGCAGTTTCATTTGCGCCATAACCattcagattgttaactttttctaGAATCTAAAGAATTAATTGTGTTTTTGTAAAGGCATAGATAAAGTATTATTTATTGACAAAACTtaatattggagtttttttttggctcagattagatttttttttctaaattataactaccactttgaaattcaaatccatGAAAGAAGATCGGGAGAGCAAACAATAAATCAGAAGGCTACAGATCATCACAGGCATCCCTAATTCCGTTggcgagatttttttttttcgttcagtcaaaaataaagttgtatgaGAATATGCTCAAaagataatttaatttaattgatgtaataaaataaattcagaaaagCAAGTTCTGTTAGCActcagatattgaaaaaaaaaacataacaaatgaTATATTTTCGTTCACGAATATTGGTGGTAATATggaaagttgaataaaaaaaatctgggtggCGAATTTCAGGTTTTCTATCGACATGACAAAGCATTTAAGATTCCGGCAAAAACATGAATTCtcgacaaaaacaatatttgttattttatgattAGACCTAAAAAGTATATAATGATTATCTGTTGtgctattttcataaattttattgaaaaatcatgccaaacatagataaattgatttttgttactTTAAAATAAGCAACCCATATAAGGTACCAAAGTTTAAAGATTTCCGTGAAAGAGCTTTATATAGCCTATAACAGTGGTATCTAAATTAAATCAACACATTAAGAACCGCAAAGAAGTcataaacaccaaaaatcaTCATTGTATGTATCTGAAATCACTggacaaaattccaaaaatttattttctttctgttattaaaagtgttgtgtttaattttttagtaaaaagtttcattttaaaattcattatattagggtctaacactttcaaaaaattgattttttttattttctgattgtaaaacatttcaagaatgttgtgtcaaattttcaagtcaagcgaagcaaaactgtagaaattataggcctttatctcctctaatcttatactgcaagagagagagagagagagcagaaacttcaaacgcgtttttctcgaaagcacatttttaaagtcagtagACATCGtcttttgaaaactacttatccgattcttttcaaatttagaacatattttctacatataaaataccaaactccaacgattttcttttttttttttactttggttagattttacagataaaaaatggcggattttttcgtgaaaaatcgtagttttgacttcaaacagccacaaaaatttcattaaaaaattgtttaagttaaataaaatcgttgaggtccagaaaaacatctattaaaaatattttgctctgatttttgacttcagatggttctgtgctgagatacagtgtccaccgcaaatcctgttttctaaaactGCTCCGTCATCGgcccatttttcaatatttttctacgaaaaaattactaaatgttcttttaacaatgctttgtataatgcaaaaaatttgaatacatttgtttgaacgatagatctaaaaaaaaatcgtgaaaatggtgttttttttacccgttagaccctactccccccttaaggaaTCATTATTAagtattcaagaaaattatgttaataatGAAATTACCATAAGTCGAAcgattgattttttgagaaagtttacTATTTTTCTTTGCGCAGATAAAGTTagtattccttttttttgtaatgtgttCTGAATCCAAAAATTAAGGCCATATTTACTTAGTTATTCTAAGAATAAAACcctacagaagaaaaaaaaataatccggaactctatttaaacataatttttgtgtattgaaaaaaggaaacaaGAAAAGTGAACTGAAGGCTGAAAAgttgcaaaacaatcaaattgcatttgttttgtttaaaagatATCAACATTTcttgttgtaaattttgcccCTATGTGTATGCTACACTCTgagtattttaatgaaaataggcattaaaacaaaaaaggtaGAAAATTTAGTtgggatgaaataaaaaaacgctTGATACGTAAAATGGCAccataaatttgtcaatatcgATAAAACTTAAGGAATCGGGTTTTGAGATACATGAAATCTGTGTATTAAAAAAAGCGGAAAAAGCaaccttttcaaaaatattttcaaatgaatgaaaataatcaaaGCTTCTCAAGTATACGATATTAGAGCAATctattatgtcatttttatcgttcagatttcaggtttctgatttcagattcaaatttcagatttcagatatcagattcagatttcaaatttcatattcagatatcagattcagattcagattttagattcagatttcagattcagatttcagatatagatttcagattcagatttcagattcagatttcagattcagatttcagattcagatttcagattcagattttagattcagatttcagattcagatttcagattcagatttcagattcagatttcagattcagatttcagattcagatttcagattcagatttcagattcagatttcagattcagatttcagattcagatttcagattcagatttcagattcagatttcagattcagatttcagattcagatttcagattcagatttcagattcagatttcagattcagatttcagattcagatttcagattcagatttcagattcagatttcagattcagatttcagattcagatttcagattcagatttcagattcagatttcagattcagatttcagattcagatttcagattcagatttcagattcagatttcagattcagatttcagattcagatttcagattcagatttcagatttcagattcagatttcagattcagatttcagattcagatttcagattcagatttcagattcagatttcagattcagatttcagattcagatttcagattcagatttcagatttcagattcagatttcagattcagatttcagattcaggtttcagattcagatttcagattcagatttcagattcaggtttcagattcagatttcagattcagatttcagattcagatttcagattcagatttcagattcaggtttcagattcagatttcagattcagatttcagattcagatttcagattcagatttcagattcagatttcagattcagatttcagattcagatttcacattcagatttcagattcagatttcagattcagatttcagattcagatttcagattcagatttcagattcagatttcagattcagatttcagattcagatttcagattcagatttcagattcagatttcagattcagatttcagattcagatttcagattcagatttcagattcagatttcagattcagatttcagattcagatttcagattcagatttcagattcagatttcagattcagatttcagatttcagatttcagattcagatttcagattcagatttcagattcagatttcagattcagatttcagattcagatttcagattcagatttcagattcagatttcagattcagatttcagattcagatttcagattcaggtttcagattcagatttcagattcagatttcagattcagatttcagattcagatttcagattcagatttcagattcagatttcagattcagatttcacattcagatttcagattcagatttcagattcagatttcagattcagatttcagattcagatttcagattcagatttcagattcagatttcagattcagatttcagattcagatttcagattcagatttcagattcagatttcagattcagatttcagattcagatttcagattcagattttttttttttcacatatataaagcggcccaccacactcccccacaccaaaaagctcatatgagccccctggtaatggacgctttctgttctcagcatgtctggcagcaaacaaaaaaacaaaaacgcgagcaaaatttattcatgctgagaactttaacaaaaatgtttttttttacttaatgcGAGGGAATGAAGCTAGACaagtaaactaaactaaactaagaatgaatctcagtggaaagagtattcctttgaagagatccatttttacaaataattaaaacaaaagaaacaaattaaaaattaattgataaagCTAATATACTAactaggaaaaaatatttacaaaaaaaatgttaacgttactttagaaaaaaaaattagttaaaatatatgtgtaacaaaaaataaaaaattaaaaaatactggCATGATGATAAGGTTTACGACTGAAGTTCCTTGAGGTGACGTATCACtttcgatttgaaaatgttgcggTTGTTAGCATTTTTGACAACTTCTGGAAGGCAATTGTAAGAAGCAGGTCCAATGTAAGAAATTCTGCGTTGACCAAAAGATGTTAAGCAACGGCTTCGAAGCAAATGATGTGATTGACGAGTATGGCGAGAACGAGTGCCTGagttaaacaataaatttcttgTGTTGTCTAATGAGTTCAAATTGTCGAAGACATACAATAATGTTTGCAGACTACACAAGTGGGTAAGAGGTAAAATATTGTAAGTTGTATTCGAGTACAGTAAAGACGTAGGATAGAGATAAGGaagtttgaatatggtttttatgcAACGATTTTGTAATGTCTGCAATCGCCCGAGGATAGAAAGGGAAGCCCTGCCCCATACCGCGATGAGATAGTTCAACTGAGAGtgaatgaaagcaaaataaaatttaattaaaacatgACGTGGCAAAAAACTTCTAATTCGCCAAAGAATACCACTAAAGGACGATGTTTTCTTAATAAGGTTGTTGACATGGAAACTCCACGAAAGTGTTTCATCAAGCGTGAGccccaaatatttaaagttatcCACCTTTTCGATTATAGTATTATCATAAGAAAGGTCATTGCTGCAATAAATTCTTCTTCTTGCTGAACGAAATATCATGTATTTGGTCTTAGAAAGGTTTAGGGTCAGCAGATTGCTATTAAAGTATTTGCCAAGAATCTATAagtctttttgcatttttccgatTATGACATTGGGACAATTCTCTGGATAAAATAAAGCTGTGTCATCTGCAAATAATCTGGGGGTACCATGTAATGGCAGGTTGCATAAGTCATTGATGTATAGTAGAAAAAGTAGTGGCCCAATGTTACTACCTTGAGGCACACCCACTTCTATTTGTCCCAACGagctatttattttatcaatggaAACATACTGTTTCCGTCCTGTAAGATAGCTACGAAAGATGTTATTAGCAACTCCTCTTATTCCATAGCAATCCAGTTTTCTAAGAAGAACGTCATGATCAAGCGTGTCAAAGGCTTTTCTTAAGTCCAGAAACAATCctcctacaatttttttttgtgtctatGTTTTCAATTACCGAATCTATCAATTCACACATTGCAATAAGCGTACTAGACCCAGCTTTGAAACCGAATTGCAGGTTATATAAGATGTTATTTTCTTTGATAAAGTTATTGAGTCGACTTACCAGaagtttttcgaatattttgctaaACACACTAAGTGTTGAAATTGGACGGTAATTATTTATATCCGTTTCATCGCCTGCCTTAAAAACGGGAACCACTCTAGCGACTTTTAGACTTTCGGGATAGACCCCCGATACCAAAATAGAATTAAAGCATGCAGTTAAAATACGTGCCATTTCTAAGCAGTTAGATTTTAATAAGCTGCAGGGAATGTTATCAGGACCacagctttttttatttttcaaagatcCTATAGTTTGAATAACTTCATTGACTGTAGCAGGTCGTAAGAAAATGGTGTTAGGAACTCTGTTTATGAAAGATAAGTTGTCGAAAGATGGGTCGACTACAATATTATTTGCCAAATTTCTACCAATACTGGTAAAATAGGagttgaaaagttcacaaatttcttTCTTATTACTAGTACTTCTAGAATTTTCTCTGGAGTTCCCTAAGACAGAATTTATATTCTTCCAAAGTTTCGAATGGGGAGAATTGTTAAGAAGGTTTTCGAAATaatcttttttgcattttcgtttacatttttcaactttctttgAGACATGTTTCAGAAGTTCTTTTAAATAGGTATCTCCAGGGTTGTGTTTAACTCTCTTAatgtaattgttttttaatttaattagagTTATGAGGTCGAGAGTCATCCAGGGACAATAATTACCCTTGACCGTTACttgtttacttatttttttcgtacattttcagatttcagattcagatttcagattcagatttcagattcagatttcagattcaggtttcagattcagatttcagattcagatttcagattcagatttcagattcagatttcagattcagatttcagattcagatttcagattcagatttcagattcagatttcagattcaggtttcagattcagatttcagattcagatttcagattcagatttcagattcagatttcagattcagatttcagattcagatttcagattcagatttcagattcaaatttcagattcagatttcagattcagatttcagattcagatttcagattcagatttcagattcagatttcagattcagatttcagattcagatttcagattcagatttcagattcagatttcagattcagatttcagattcagatttcagattcagatttcagattcagatttcagattcagatttcagattcagatttcagatttcagatttcagatttcagattcagatttcagattcagatttcaaattcagatttcagattcagatttcagattcagatttcagattcag
It includes:
- the LOC129747239 gene encoding phenoloxidase-activating factor 2-like, with product MKRTMVVALSGVALLLLATTSVRAADGDLDDLINSLFTKSPLDVGPTEAPRPPAPPVGAESTCAPGQRCIQKYLCTNASTSGEGLIDIRFDDDNPCVDYLLQCCYNEDIIENPPTIPSTTPPVVPPVYQPSCGERHKDGVGFRITGSKEGESEYGEFPWMTAVLKLEEALDTLVTVYLCGGSLIHPRVILTSAHCVQNKSPDQLKVRAGEWDTQTQNEIFPHQDRAVVEIVVHPEFYKGGLYNDIALLFLDTPFSINEVVQTVCLPPQGAKFDTTRCLASGWGKDVFGKAGTYQVILKKIDLPVVSSPVCQAALRSTRLGPKFSLHKSFICAGGEKGKDTCKGDGGSPLVCPIQGTYEHYHQIGIVSWGIGCGENQIPGVYADVAYFRNWIDQQMQNHQLDTKSYVVA